A part of Kitasatospora kifunensis genomic DNA contains:
- a CDS encoding DUF1684 domain-containing protein, with amino-acid sequence MSYDGESFSDVRGFDLSGAPDDTRFIIGDLQIGVTYRDQYLLVNYDPQAPQRTGFRGVPTFEPDPGWVLRGRLDRYAAPKSVDFDTVGTDKSTYTSPGVITFTHAGREHTLTPTSSPSGMVVVFADATSGVTTYGACRSLSVPEPDQDGTVVLDFNRALNLPCAFSGMPVCPVAPAGNRLPFAVEAGEKTPHSQQH; translated from the coding sequence ATGTCCTACGACGGCGAGTCGTTCAGCGATGTCCGGGGCTTCGATCTCAGCGGCGCCCCGGACGACACCCGGTTCATCATCGGCGACCTGCAGATCGGAGTCACCTACCGGGACCAGTACCTGCTGGTGAACTACGACCCGCAGGCTCCGCAGCGCACGGGGTTCCGCGGCGTGCCGACCTTCGAGCCGGACCCCGGCTGGGTCCTGCGGGGCCGACTCGACCGCTACGCCGCACCGAAGTCGGTCGACTTCGACACGGTGGGCACCGACAAGTCCACCTACACCTCGCCGGGCGTCATCACGTTCACCCACGCCGGGCGTGAGCACACGCTGACGCCCACCAGTTCGCCCTCCGGCATGGTCGTGGTCTTCGCCGACGCGACCAGCGGTGTCACCACCTACGGCGCCTGCCGCTCCCTCTCGGTTCCCGAACCCGATCAGGACGGCACCGTCGTGCTGGACTTCAACCGGGCGCTCAACCTGCCCTGCGCGTTCAGCGGCATGCCCGTCTGCCCCGTCGCTCCCGCCGGGAACCGGCTGCCGTTCGCCGTCGAGGCCGGCGAGAAGACCCCCCACAGCCAGCAGCACTGA
- a CDS encoding cupin domain-containing protein: MLLPLAQAYHLPLDELVGAPATGDPRIHPRPVARDGVTWVPLSRTPGGPNAFKQILPVPATVPERLEQRTHEGHEWIYVLTGRLRLALGDQDFQLHAGEAAEFDTRTPHGMANVGSQPLELLIIFGLHGERVHMRARTK, encoded by the coding sequence GTGCTCCTGCCCCTCGCCCAGGCATACCACCTGCCGCTGGACGAACTGGTCGGCGCGCCGGCGACGGGCGACCCGCGCATTCACCCGCGCCCGGTGGCCAGGGACGGCGTGACGTGGGTGCCGCTGTCCCGCACCCCGGGCGGCCCCAACGCCTTCAAGCAGATCCTGCCGGTACCCGCGACGGTCCCCGAGCGGCTCGAGCAGCGAACGCACGAGGGCCACGAATGGATCTACGTGCTGACCGGCAGGCTGCGACTCGCCCTGGGTGACCAGGACTTCCAGCTGCACGCCGGCGAGGCTGCCGAGTTCGACACCAGAACGCCGCACGGCATGGCGAACGTCGGCAGCCAACCGCTCGAACTGCTGATCATCTTCGGTCTGCACGGCGAACGGGTTCACATGCGCGCCCGCACCAAATGA
- a CDS encoding MarR family winged helix-turn-helix transcriptional regulator produces MSESEKPNERAATIHETATRLRVGVGAFRRRTQESLSEGELSLPQLTALSRLDRLGPSTIAELARREQITPQAMGATIASLEKLDLVARQADPADGRRSILSLTPEGQAVLGSGRSAYVDHLADVLGESFTSDEIATLDAAALLLERLAELL; encoded by the coding sequence ATGAGCGAGAGCGAGAAGCCGAACGAGCGGGCCGCCACGATCCATGAGACCGCCACCCGGCTGCGGGTCGGCGTGGGTGCGTTCAGGCGACGTACCCAGGAGTCGCTGTCCGAAGGTGAGCTGAGCTTGCCGCAGCTGACGGCCCTGTCGCGGCTCGACCGGCTCGGACCGTCCACAATCGCCGAGCTGGCCCGGCGCGAGCAGATCACCCCCCAGGCGATGGGGGCCACGATCGCCAGCCTTGAGAAGCTCGATCTCGTCGCACGGCAGGCGGACCCAGCCGACGGGCGCCGGTCGATCCTGAGCCTGACCCCGGAGGGTCAGGCCGTGCTCGGCTCGGGCCGCAGCGCCTACGTCGACCACCTCGCCGACGTGCTGGGCGAGTCCTTCACCAGCGACGAGATCGCGACCCTGGACGCCGCCGCGCTGTTGCTCGAGCGCCTCGCCGAGCTTCTGTGA
- a CDS encoding MFS transporter, whose product MNEISPERPFSWRFTTPLFVGSALNPINSSLIATALVPIAHGLGVSIGQTTALVTALYLASAIAQPTAGKAAEVFGPRRVFLAGIGLVIVGGLIGGFAHNLLTLLISRVLIGLGTSCAYPTAMLLIRRRAKDAGLDKPPGGVLGGLQIAGIATASLGLPLGGVLVGALGWRAAFFINVPVALIALGATLAWVSPDGPLDRSRRARDIAASLDAIGIAGFAAAMIALLLFLFALPTPHWYLLAISVVLWIALVLWELRARTPFLDLRLLSGNRALTSTYLRYGLVLLCVYVVLYGVTQWAQTVRGLSETEAGLLLLPMTLMSGLMISPISRRNLVRGPVIAAALACLIGSAGVLLLSASGWIGWVVVVTLIFGVAMGTAGAGNQTALYDQAPAEQLGTASGLLRTFGYIGSIAASAITGIVFHTHVSDPGMHLIAWIMVGVGVILVLMTLADRTLRARPTH is encoded by the coding sequence GTGAACGAGATATCGCCCGAGCGCCCGTTCTCGTGGCGTTTCACCACGCCGCTGTTCGTCGGTTCGGCACTCAACCCGATCAACAGTTCGCTGATCGCCACGGCCCTCGTGCCGATCGCCCACGGACTGGGCGTCTCGATCGGGCAGACCACCGCCCTGGTCACGGCCCTGTACCTGGCCAGCGCGATCGCCCAGCCCACCGCGGGCAAGGCCGCCGAGGTGTTCGGCCCACGCCGGGTGTTCCTGGCCGGCATCGGGCTCGTCATCGTCGGAGGACTCATAGGCGGCTTCGCCCACAACCTGCTGACCCTCCTGATCAGCCGAGTGCTGATCGGACTTGGCACCTCGTGCGCCTATCCGACGGCCATGCTGCTGATCCGCCGCCGCGCCAAGGACGCCGGTCTGGACAAGCCGCCGGGCGGAGTGCTGGGCGGTCTGCAGATCGCCGGCATCGCCACCGCCTCCCTCGGGCTGCCCCTGGGCGGTGTCCTGGTGGGCGCGCTGGGCTGGCGAGCCGCGTTCTTCATCAACGTTCCGGTCGCACTCATCGCGCTGGGCGCGACGTTGGCCTGGGTCTCACCCGACGGTCCACTGGACCGCAGCCGACGCGCCCGTGACATCGCGGCCAGCCTCGATGCCATCGGCATCGCCGGGTTCGCCGCCGCGATGATCGCACTGCTCCTGTTCCTGTTCGCCCTGCCCACCCCCCACTGGTACCTGCTGGCGATCTCCGTCGTGCTGTGGATCGCCCTGGTGCTGTGGGAACTGCGAGCCAGGACCCCCTTCCTCGACTTGCGCCTGCTCTCCGGCAACCGGGCCCTGACCAGTACCTACCTTCGCTACGGCCTGGTCCTGCTCTGCGTGTACGTCGTGCTCTACGGCGTCACCCAGTGGGCCCAGACCGTCCGGGGCCTGTCGGAGACCGAAGCCGGACTGCTCCTGTTGCCCATGACGCTCATGTCCGGCCTCATGATCTCGCCCATCTCCCGGCGCAACCTGGTACGCGGACCGGTCATAGCAGCCGCGCTGGCCTGCCTCATCGGCTCCGCCGGCGTACTGCTGCTCAGCGCCTCGGGCTGGATCGGATGGGTCGTGGTGGTCACCCTCATCTTCGGCGTCGCCATGGGCACGGCCGGCGCAGGCAACCAGACCGCCCTCTACGACCAGGCTCCCGCCGAACAACTCGGCACCGCCTCGGGCCTGCTGCGCACCTTCGGCTACATCGGCTCGATCGCCGCTTCCGCAATCACCGGCATCGTTTTCCACACCCACGTCTCCGACCCCGGCATGCATCTCATCGCCTGGATCATGGTCGGCGTCGGCGTCATCCTGGTCCTGATGACCCTCGCCGACCGCACCCTGCGTGCCCGGCCCACCCACTGA
- a CDS encoding isochorismatase family protein, producing MSATTLDPTTALIVVDLRAGLVGMPTAHPFHDVVTNAAKLADAFRAKKQPVVLVNVAGGAPGRTEQGAAGHSAFPDDWTDLLPQLNQQPGDKSLLPRAVALSRATGRLTDLAAT from the coding sequence ATGTCTGCTACCACGCTCGACCCCACCACCGCCCTCATCGTCGTCGACCTGCGGGCCGGACTGGTCGGCATGCCGACCGCCCACCCCTTCCACGACGTCGTGACCAACGCCGCCAAACTCGCCGACGCCTTCCGCGCCAAGAAGCAGCCCGTCGTCCTGGTCAACGTCGCCGGCGGCGCCCCCGGCCGCACCGAGCAGGGCGCTGCCGGGCACAGCGCATTCCCCGACGACTGGACCGACCTGCTGCCCCAACTCAACCAGCAGCCCGGGGACAAATCCCTCCTCCCTCGGGCTGTCGCGCTTTCCCGAGCCACAGGCAGACTCACTGATCTTGCTGCCACCTAG
- a CDS encoding class I SAM-dependent methyltransferase: protein MHEQSKKREAAMRLQLRGTFDADAGAYHRGRPGYPARVYEILSERCGLGPGCHVLEVGPGTGQATGELLARGARIHAVELGGQIARQLRRAFLGKPLSIVEGDFDLVPIQPATYDLAVAATSLHWLDPCTAVPKIADALKPEGWLAAWWTAFGDPERPTAFRAHVERIHARHLPEKDRGIGHLPYALRIQDRVADLRAADRFGPVEVTTLRWEAVFNPAQIRQLFATFSYLLDLPAHRREMVLDKIAQAAESLGEAIVEPYVTTLFLTRRTI from the coding sequence GTGCATGAACAATCAAAGAAGCGTGAGGCCGCGATGCGGCTCCAGCTTCGTGGGACATTCGATGCCGATGCCGGCGCCTACCACCGCGGACGCCCTGGTTACCCGGCGCGGGTCTATGAGATTCTGTCTGAACGCTGCGGCTTGGGACCGGGCTGCCACGTACTGGAAGTTGGACCGGGAACCGGCCAGGCGACTGGGGAACTATTGGCCCGGGGCGCCCGAATCCACGCAGTGGAACTCGGTGGACAAATCGCCCGTCAGCTGCGAAGGGCCTTCCTCGGGAAGCCATTGAGCATTGTCGAAGGCGACTTCGACCTTGTGCCGATTCAGCCAGCCACCTATGACCTCGCTGTGGCAGCAACGTCCCTGCACTGGCTCGATCCCTGTACTGCGGTACCCAAGATCGCGGATGCGCTCAAGCCGGAGGGCTGGCTGGCCGCCTGGTGGACGGCCTTCGGCGATCCTGAGCGCCCGACGGCATTTCGTGCCCACGTGGAACGCATCCACGCCCGGCACCTGCCGGAGAAGGACCGCGGGATTGGTCACCTTCCCTATGCCCTGCGCATCCAGGACCGCGTCGCGGACCTACGCGCTGCTGACAGATTCGGCCCCGTGGAGGTGACGACCCTCAGGTGGGAGGCGGTGTTCAACCCCGCACAGATTCGTCAGTTGTTCGCAACCTTCTCCTACCTCCTCGATCTGCCGGCTCATCGACGCGAGATGGTCCTGGACAAGATCGCACAAGCTGCGGAGAGCCTCGGTGAAGCTATCGTCGAGCCCTACGTCACTACTCTCTTCTTGACTCGTCGGACCATTTAG
- a CDS encoding MFS transporter has product MTAARAGSAIPRVVGGRYKWVALSNTTMGVLIATVDGSIVIISLPAIFRGIGLDPLAPGNIGYLLWMILGYLLVTAVLVVAFGRLGDMFGRVRMYNSGFAIFAGASLALSLDPLRGGPGALWLIGFRIVQAVGGSMLMANSAAILTDAFPARQRGMALGVNQITALAGQFLGLLAGGLLATIDWRAVFWVSVPIGVAGTVWSYRSLREIGCRKPGRIDWLGNLTFTAGAGALLASITYGIQPYGGHSTGWTNPYVLGGLGAGTALLVAFCVAETKVADPMFQLGLFRIRAFAAGNLAALLIAIARGGMQFMLIIWLQGIWLPLHGYAFDRTPLWAGIFMLPLTIGFLLGGPASGFLSDRYGPRLFATTGLILVATAFVGLLALPVDFPFPAFAGLLLLSGLGQGMFSAPNTSAIMGSVPPEQRGVASGMRSTFQNSGIALSIGLFFSLMITGLATTLPRTLDSGLRAQAVPAEAAGRLARLPPVSTLFATFLGNNPIGHLLGPSGVLNTLPAHNAQTITGTRFFPELISGPFHHGLVIVFSTAAVMALVAACASALHGRQSGTASQRPTEGADPARRGSSHPARPRVAWSCRPCSRVPAGGGAVHGGTAVPTVEGSLVGARSRADHGRMTLTFITGANKDLGRETARRLIELGHTVLLGPVRPILPDQRAAPPAFGREVPPRRPAGRAPESSSYWAVLGRFGRASRRDARRRAPGKIGRTGPRCPPQTRTSPTRARSLIGCVQAVANGSDLSSVGTKGDDRRWHGVRDVNELVGVVFSGLSALAVEGVANGGEVIRVSARALRLVCPVLGCRWRSSGSSTPPRGAAVACAGSFTRGPGSVGWQRSREAVARELLDCSSTPKPENVGRYFHPPPEAIAEVSSLLAPGDTRR; this is encoded by the coding sequence ATGACCGCCGCACGGGCCGGCAGCGCCATCCCACGCGTGGTGGGTGGACGGTACAAGTGGGTCGCGCTGTCGAACACGACCATGGGCGTGCTGATCGCGACCGTCGACGGCTCGATCGTGATCATCTCGCTGCCCGCGATCTTCCGCGGGATCGGCTTGGACCCGCTGGCGCCGGGCAACATCGGCTACCTGCTGTGGATGATCCTGGGCTATCTCCTGGTCACCGCGGTGCTCGTGGTCGCCTTCGGCCGGCTCGGCGACATGTTCGGCCGGGTTCGGATGTACAACAGTGGCTTCGCGATCTTCGCGGGCGCCTCGCTCGCCCTCTCCCTCGACCCGCTGCGCGGCGGCCCCGGCGCCCTGTGGCTCATCGGCTTTCGCATCGTCCAGGCGGTCGGCGGGTCCATGCTGATGGCGAACTCGGCGGCGATCCTCACCGATGCCTTCCCCGCCCGTCAACGAGGGATGGCCCTGGGGGTCAACCAGATCACCGCGCTCGCTGGCCAGTTCCTGGGGCTGCTCGCCGGCGGTCTGCTGGCCACCATCGACTGGCGTGCCGTCTTCTGGGTGAGCGTGCCGATCGGTGTGGCCGGCACCGTCTGGTCGTACCGCAGTCTGCGCGAGATCGGCTGCCGCAAACCCGGGCGCATCGACTGGCTCGGCAACCTCACCTTCACCGCGGGGGCCGGTGCCCTCCTCGCCTCGATCACCTACGGAATCCAACCCTACGGCGGCCACTCGACCGGCTGGACCAACCCCTACGTGCTCGGTGGCCTGGGAGCGGGCACCGCGTTGCTCGTCGCGTTCTGCGTCGCAGAGACCAAGGTCGCCGACCCGATGTTCCAGCTCGGCCTGTTCCGGATCCGGGCGTTCGCCGCCGGAAACCTCGCGGCCCTGCTCATCGCGATCGCCCGCGGCGGCATGCAGTTCATGCTCATCATCTGGCTGCAGGGCATCTGGCTGCCGCTGCACGGCTACGCCTTCGACCGAACCCCGCTGTGGGCCGGCATCTTCATGCTGCCGCTGACCATCGGGTTCCTACTCGGCGGCCCGGCCTCCGGCTTCCTCTCCGACCGCTACGGCCCCCGGCTGTTCGCCACCACCGGCCTGATCCTGGTAGCCACCGCCTTCGTCGGCCTGCTCGCCCTGCCGGTGGACTTCCCGTTCCCGGCGTTCGCCGGCCTGCTCCTGCTCAGCGGGCTCGGCCAAGGCATGTTCTCGGCGCCGAACACCTCGGCGATCATGGGCAGCGTGCCGCCCGAGCAGCGCGGCGTGGCCTCCGGCATGCGCTCGACGTTCCAGAACTCGGGCATCGCCCTGTCGATCGGCCTGTTCTTCTCACTGATGATCACCGGCCTGGCCACGACGCTTCCGCGCACACTCGACAGCGGCCTGCGGGCGCAGGCAGTGCCGGCCGAGGCGGCAGGCCGCCTGGCCCGGCTGCCGCCGGTGAGCACACTGTTCGCCACCTTCCTCGGCAACAACCCGATCGGCCACCTGCTGGGGCCCAGCGGTGTCCTGAACACGCTCCCCGCCCACAACGCCCAGACCATCACCGGGACGCGCTTCTTCCCCGAACTCATCTCCGGCCCCTTCCACCACGGACTCGTCATCGTCTTCAGCACGGCCGCGGTGATGGCCCTGGTGGCCGCCTGCGCCTCCGCACTGCACGGCCGTCAGAGCGGCACCGCAAGCCAGCGACCGACGGAGGGAGCCGATCCCGCCAGGCGCGGATCATCGCACCCAGCCCGGCCCCGCGTGGCGTGGTCATGCCGCCCATGCTCCCGCGTCCCGGCCGGAGGTGGAGCGGTTCATGGTGGTACTGCTGTTCCTACCGTCGAGGGGTCACTGGTCGGTGCCCGCAGCCGGGCGGACCATGGACGCATGACCCTCACCTTCATCACCGGAGCCAACAAGGATCTCGGCCGCGAGACCGCCCGCCGCCTCATCGAGCTCGGCCACACCGTGCTCCTAGGCCCTGTCCGGCCGATCTTGCCGGATCAGCGCGCGGCTCCCCCAGCCTTCGGCCGGGAGGTGCCCCCACGGCGCCCGGCTGGGCGTGCGCCCGAGTCGTCCTCGTACTGGGCCGTACTTGGGCGATTCGGGCGTGCGTCCAGGCGGGATGCCCGGCGTCGCGCGCCCGGCAAGATCGGCCGGACAGGGCCTAGGTGCCCGCCGCAGACGCGGACGTCACCGACGAGGGCGCGATCGCTGATCGGGTGCGTCCAAGCGGTCGCCAACGGCTCTGACCTGTCATCGGTGGGAACGAAGGGTGACGACCGTCGCTGGCATGGTGTGCGCGATGTCAATGAGCTTGTGGGTGTGGTGTTTTCGGGACTCTCGGCCCTCGCCGTCGAGGGTGTGGCGAACGGGGGAGAGGTCATCCGGGTGTCGGCGCGGGCCCTGCGCCTGGTCTGCCCGGTGCTCGGCTGCCGGTGGCGCTCCAGTGGGAGCAGCACGCCCCCCCGGGGGGCTGCCGTTGCCTGTGCCGGTTCTTTCACAAGGGGCCCGGGTTCTGTGGGGTGGCAGCGGAGCCGGGAAGCGGTGGCCCGGGAACTGCTTGACTGTTCCTCGACCCCGAAGCCGGAGAACGTGGGCCGCTACTTCCACCCGCCCCCGGAAGCGATCGCCGAGGTCAGCAGCCTGCTCGCGCCGGGCGACACCCGGCGCTGA
- a CDS encoding ATP-binding protein: MICTYAPDISPWPAIARRSRSSGHAWTLAHRPEAAADARRITQAVLAQWRVADEAADSVLLTVSELVSNAVEHAEPPLRLRLSRAQGARRVRIEVCDGGPAAAQGDWAASCTRGEHGRGLQIIDRLTVAHGDRAELGHAIHWADVAIAA; the protein is encoded by the coding sequence GTGATCTGCACCTACGCCCCGGACATCTCCCCATGGCCGGCCATCGCCCGGCGCTCGCGGTCATCGGGCCACGCCTGGACCCTGGCGCACCGCCCGGAAGCCGCCGCAGACGCCCGCAGGATCACCCAAGCGGTCCTCGCACAGTGGCGGGTCGCCGACGAGGCGGCCGACTCGGTGCTGCTGACCGTCTCGGAACTCGTCAGCAACGCCGTTGAGCACGCCGAGCCTCCACTGCGCCTGCGACTGAGCCGTGCCCAGGGCGCCAGGCGGGTGCGCATCGAAGTCTGTGACGGAGGCCCCGCAGCCGCGCAGGGCGACTGGGCGGCCAGCTGTACCCGCGGCGAGCACGGTCGCGGGCTGCAGATCATCGACCGGCTCACCGTCGCGCACGGCGACCGCGCGGAGCTCGGACACGCCATCCACTGGGCCGACGTCGCCATCGCGGCCTGA
- a CDS encoding MarR family winged helix-turn-helix transcriptional regulator, whose amino-acid sequence MDETPEEGLQEVAAQLNELATGLVRHLLSDRQGMSLTTAAALSRLEQEGPIRLTALAAAEGIAQPSMTALVQRLERQGLASRMADPEDGRVCLVAITDAGHELLAERHRVQRARVAGLLTALPEQDVQALSEAMHTALPIVRHMLREALSPCTTRGGTAS is encoded by the coding sequence ATGGATGAGACACCCGAAGAGGGTCTCCAGGAGGTGGCGGCACAGCTGAACGAGCTGGCCACCGGGTTGGTCAGGCATCTTCTGTCGGACCGGCAGGGCATGAGTCTGACCACCGCCGCGGCGCTCAGCCGGCTGGAGCAGGAGGGTCCGATCCGGCTGACCGCGCTGGCAGCGGCGGAGGGCATCGCCCAACCGTCGATGACCGCGCTGGTACAACGACTGGAACGCCAGGGCCTGGCATCGCGGATGGCGGATCCCGAGGACGGGCGTGTCTGCCTCGTCGCCATCACGGATGCCGGGCACGAGTTGCTGGCCGAGCGCCACCGCGTGCAGCGGGCCCGGGTGGCCGGCCTGCTGACCGCGCTGCCCGAGCAGGACGTGCAAGCGCTGAGCGAGGCCATGCACACGGCCTTGCCCATCGTCCGCCACATGCTCCGGGAAGCCCTGTCGCCCTGCACCACCCGTGGCGGAACGGCTTCCTGA
- a CDS encoding cytochrome P450: MSTISASGTDVPPAEVPDYPMTRAAGCPFDPPPALHTLQEQAPISRVRLWDGSTPWLVTRYEDVRTLLADPRISSESTHPHYPHQSPATKERRRQSRTFITMDDPEHARLRRMVTATFAIKQVEALRPTIQKIVDGLIDAMLAGPRPVDLVQAFALPVPSLVICALLGVPYADHDFFQANSRILVKRTSTPEQAQAATQQLIDYLDRLIGDKLAHPTDDLLSALAERVRGGELSRREAANMGMLLLIAGHETTANMIALGTLALLQHLDQLARLRESDDPKLIASTVEELLRYLTIVHTGRRRVALADIDTDGVTIRAGEGVILANDVGNRDPAAFPDPDRLDVARNPRHHVAFGFGVHQCLGQPLARVELQVVYGTLYRRIPTLRLAVDPDRIPFKHDGNVYGVYELPVTW, from the coding sequence ATGAGCACCATCTCGGCATCCGGCACCGACGTCCCGCCGGCGGAGGTACCGGACTACCCCATGACCCGGGCGGCCGGCTGCCCGTTCGACCCACCGCCGGCCCTGCACACCCTGCAGGAGCAGGCCCCGATCAGCCGGGTGCGGCTGTGGGACGGCAGCACCCCGTGGCTGGTCACCCGCTACGAGGACGTGCGGACCCTGCTGGCCGATCCGCGGATCAGCTCGGAAAGCACCCACCCGCACTACCCCCACCAGAGCCCGGCCACAAAGGAGCGCCGCAGGCAGTCACGGACCTTCATCACCATGGACGATCCGGAACACGCCCGGCTGCGCCGTATGGTCACCGCGACCTTCGCCATCAAGCAGGTGGAGGCTCTGCGGCCGACCATTCAGAAGATCGTCGACGGCCTGATCGACGCCATGCTCGCCGGGCCCAGGCCGGTGGACCTGGTCCAGGCGTTCGCGCTGCCGGTGCCCTCACTGGTGATCTGCGCGCTGCTCGGCGTCCCGTACGCCGACCACGACTTCTTCCAGGCCAACAGCAGGATCCTCGTCAAGCGCACCTCGACCCCGGAGCAGGCACAGGCTGCCACCCAGCAGCTGATCGACTACCTGGACCGGCTGATCGGCGACAAGCTCGCCCACCCGACCGACGACCTGCTCTCCGCCCTCGCCGAGCGGGTCAGGGGCGGCGAGCTCTCCCGGCGCGAGGCGGCCAACATGGGGATGCTGCTGCTGATCGCCGGGCACGAGACCACCGCGAACATGATCGCGCTGGGCACCCTGGCCCTGCTGCAACACCTCGACCAGCTGGCCCGGCTGCGCGAGAGCGACGATCCGAAGCTGATCGCCTCGACGGTCGAGGAACTCCTGCGCTACCTGACCATCGTGCACACCGGACGGCGCCGCGTGGCCCTGGCTGACATCGATACCGACGGGGTCACCATCCGCGCCGGCGAAGGCGTCATCCTCGCCAACGACGTCGGCAACCGCGACCCCGCCGCCTTCCCCGACCCCGACCGGCTCGACGTCGCCCGCAACCCCCGCCACCACGTGGCCTTCGGCTTCGGCGTCCACCAGTGCCTGGGCCAGCCGCTGGCCCGGGTCGAGCTGCAGGTCGTCTACGGCACCCTCTACCGCCGCATCCCCACCCTGCGGCTCGCGGTCGATCCGGACCGGATCCCGTTCAAGCACGACGGGAACGTCTATGGCGTCTACGAACTGCCCGTCACCTGGTAA
- a CDS encoding ferredoxin gives MKVIVDQHKCVASGQCVLTAPEVFDQREEDGIVVLLTETPPDHLMDDTRQAAILCPAQAIWVAEQEKQEGEQ, from the coding sequence ATGAAAGTCATCGTCGACCAGCACAAGTGTGTCGCCTCCGGCCAGTGCGTACTGACCGCACCCGAGGTGTTCGACCAGCGCGAGGAGGACGGCATCGTCGTCCTGCTCACCGAGACCCCGCCCGACCACCTGATGGACGACACCCGGCAGGCCGCCATCCTCTGCCCGGCCCAGGCGATCTGGGTGGCAGAACAGGAGAAGCAGGAGGGCGAACAGTGA
- a CDS encoding NAD(P)/FAD-dependent oxidoreductase — translation MKRIVIVGVSAAGLTAAETLRRRGWDGHLTLIGDEPHPPYDRPPLSKQILTGDWPAERAVLRSPQDLARLEADLHLGQPATALDVAGRRVHLGGGESIGFDGLIIATGVVPRRLPGSDLAGVHVLRTLDDALALRAALLTGPRVVVVGAGFLGTEVAAAARTMGLEVTVVEPEPVPVRRPFGERIGALVADLHRAHGTRLRCGIPARRLRSAGGRVTGVELGDGTALPADLVVLALGATPATGWLTGSGLRLADGVVCDACCRAAPGIYAAGDVASWPNPHFGTRIRLEHRMNATEQAIAAAGNLLGDATPFAPVPYFWTDQYDTKIQAYGVFPPDADLRVISGDPSNGRFTAAYGHQGVVVGVLGWNAPRELRTLRRLVVERARWTAVTDAGPCPPPTVDRWWQSTRPRTLGVHS, via the coding sequence GTGAAGCGGATCGTCATCGTCGGGGTCTCGGCCGCGGGCCTGACCGCGGCCGAGACCCTCCGCCGCCGAGGCTGGGACGGCCACCTCACCCTGATCGGCGACGAGCCCCATCCGCCCTACGACCGGCCACCGCTGTCCAAGCAGATCCTGACGGGTGACTGGCCCGCCGAGCGAGCCGTCCTGCGCTCCCCGCAGGACCTCGCGCGCCTGGAGGCCGACCTGCACCTCGGACAGCCCGCCACCGCCCTCGACGTCGCGGGCCGCCGGGTGCACCTGGGCGGCGGCGAGAGCATCGGCTTCGACGGCCTGATCATCGCCACCGGCGTGGTCCCCCGGCGCCTGCCCGGCAGCGACCTGGCCGGGGTGCACGTCCTGCGCACACTCGACGACGCCCTCGCCCTGCGCGCCGCACTGCTCACCGGGCCCCGGGTGGTCGTGGTCGGCGCCGGATTCCTCGGCACCGAAGTCGCCGCGGCGGCCCGGACCATGGGCCTGGAGGTGACCGTGGTCGAGCCGGAGCCGGTCCCGGTGCGGCGCCCGTTCGGCGAGCGCATCGGCGCCCTCGTCGCCGACCTGCACCGCGCCCACGGGACCCGTCTGCGCTGCGGGATCCCGGCGCGCCGGCTGCGCAGCGCAGGCGGCCGAGTGACCGGGGTGGAACTCGGCGACGGCACCGCGCTGCCGGCCGACCTCGTCGTCCTGGCCCTCGGCGCGACCCCCGCGACCGGCTGGCTGACCGGCTCGGGCCTGCGCCTCGCGGACGGGGTGGTCTGCGACGCGTGCTGCCGGGCCGCACCCGGCATCTACGCCGCCGGCGACGTCGCCTCCTGGCCCAACCCCCACTTCGGCACCCGCATACGACTGGAGCACCGGATGAACGCCACCGAACAGGCCATCGCCGCGGCCGGCAACCTGCTTGGCGACGCCACCCCGTTCGCCCCCGTGCCCTACTTCTGGACCGACCAGTACGACACCAAGATCCAGGCGTACGGCGTCTTCCCACCCGACGCGGACCTACGCGTCATCTCCGGCGACCCGTCCAACGGCCGCTTCACCGCCGCCTACGGCCACCAAGGAGTGGTGGTCGGCGTGCTCGGCTGGAACGCCCCCCGCGAACTGCGCACGCTGCGCCGACTGGTTGTCGAGCGCGCGCGCTGGACCGCCGTCACGGACGCCGGGCCGTGTCCCCCACCGACTGTTGATCGTTGGTGGCAGAGCACACGACCTCGAACACTTGGGGTGCACTCATGA